The genomic interval GTCACCATCTTAGAATAAAACACAAGTTTGCTGATAAGAACTGAACACAAagtgaggctgatgggaatttcAGTAGTTTTGCAGGAATTTGGTCTGAAACTAAATATGAATTTTAATCTGCTGGTGGCGCTGAAAGAAAAAGTCAGTAAGATTTATGCTCTGGGGACCATACATAATTCTATGGCAATCCATCCcatagatgttgagatattttagccCAGACTAAAGTGGTGGCTGGACAGTCCAGTCGTTCATTTAGTCTACGAGGACATTCTGGACTTGAAACATTTTTCAAAGCTCTTTTTGTAACACAGTACAAAGCATGCAGTGAATACAAGTCAACTCAGCctggggggggagagagacagaaaaaagcaTGTGGACAAAGATGCTCacaacaaagaatatgttttcatGGCATGTCATGAGAATGAAGAACAGCAACagtttatacatttatataataTGACTTCAAAAAACAAGTAATGATTtgagattttaatttttaatttatgcAGGACAGGTAGGAAAGAGCTTTTTCAGCAAGAAGTAAAGAATTTACTTTGGTGTAGCTTTCACTGTAGATGGTGGGACTTAATCCTtaattaaagtatcaaaagtaaaagtattcattatgcagaatggccaaTTTCACATTATAATTAGTGATGCATTCATGTGGATATATTAACCCATTTAAGCCCAATTGTTTTGTACGTTTTTATGTAGAAAAGTAGAtgaaaagtgtgttttattacataTATCCATCCATATATTGGATAATATGCCTATTCTCAATTAAAGGTTGCtcaaattgttttttgtttttttcattttattttttattattgaagcaATTAGGATATCAACATATCAAATCACATTCTCCCCCCCTACAAATAGAATAGACAAATAGAAACAAAACAACTTATAGGAAGCCAcatgaaacaaaagaaaaagctgGTACAATTTTATCTTCTCAAAAGAATCAATAAACGGTTGCCATATTGCCTGGAATTTGTGTGTGATCCCTCTGAGTGAAAATGTAATCTTTTCCAGCTGTAACAtgttcatcacttttttcaataatgctGGGTGGGCTGGTGGATTTCTCTGCTTCCAATTTAGTAAAATCATCCTTCGTGCCAACAGTGTCACATAACGTATCACATTGTAGGCCTATTCTTTGACAAAACCGTTGTGGTTGCTTTAACCCCAAATTACGCCTACACTGGGTCTGGTTTAAGTTGAATATTAAGAACTTCAGACAGAGTTTGAAAGATGTTAGCCCAGTGATTACACAGTCTCGGGCAGTTCCAGAACATATGTGCTATAGAAGCTGGAGCTTGTCCACATCGGTCACATAGGGGGTTGACTGTAGGGAACATCTTGGACAGTCGTAGCTTTGATAAATGTAATCTGTGTAGAATTTTGAATTGTATCAGTCCATGTGTGGCGCACACCGAAGAAGAGTGGACAAATTATTGTGCCTTTTCCCATTGAGTCTCTGTGATTTCCACTCCCATATCCTCCATCCAGGCCTCTCTTAGGTGGTCCAGTGTTATTGTGCAGTCCAATTGTGTCAAGTCATTGTGGATCTTAGAGATCTCTCTTTTAGTCTGTGGTTCAGGCAATAACAGTGTGTCTATTTGAGAAACCGGAGGTTTGTTTGGGAAGGATGGAAATGTCTTTTTAACGAAATTTCGGATTTGTAAATACCTAAAGAAGTCCGTGCTGGGGATATTGAATTTCTCTTTTATTTGCTGAAATAGctcaaattgttttgtttttttgttaaaataaggGTATTCTGACAGCAATCACTGAGGCAGAATACTTCATCAGGAACTTGGGACTTTCCACACTGATACAGTATGAACACTGAGACCAATGGCAAAATTAAAGATCAAAATATGTtaacattttgtatttatttaatgtatttatttaatgtatttatttaatgtatttactTTAGCATAACATGTAttgaaacatttatttgtaactaaaataaaacattttaaattgtacttaaaggaacacgccaaatTATTGGGACTtagtcttattcaccgtaacccccagagttagacaagttgatacatacccttctcatttccgtgcgtgctgtaaagctgtctgacggctccagcggcatcagcccatcacagaacctgcaggtgaatggttccagtaatcctactgctctgaataacTGACAAAATAGCGCCAACATGTTCCattttccatgttgtgatttgtagagtcacagcgtgtacaaaaaacaacgtaacatgagacacagccatcttcaaaccgtaaacaaactttctattctcaggcggaagaatatagtacttgggcggaatgatttgctttgcattaagcctgtctgagaatatagttacgctgttttttgtacacgctgtgactctacaaatcacaacatggaaataggaacatgttggccgttattttgtcacttattcagagcagtaggattactggaaccattcacctgcaggatctgtgatgggctgctgccgctggagccgtcagacagccttacagcatgcATGgaaatgagaagggtatgtatcgacttgtcttactctgggggttacggtgaataagacaaagtcccaataagtcggcgtgttcctttaatattaataatattgtaATGTTGGCATAACATTTTAGTGCAACATTCACTAGAAAATGTACATTACAGTCATGTACTTCATTCTCATTGAACATAAAAACTTCAGGAACGATGTACCCTCTCGAGTATACCATCAAGAAGAGGCCTCatttaacaaaaatgaaatgtatttagATTAGAGGCAGGTATACGGTAAAGAGGTAGGTGACAGAACAAAGTTCTTGATTCTTTTTCTGTATAACTATATTGAACCACAATCAGTCAGACATCTTATTACAGTAACATAGAGTAACATTTAGGTTAGAGGCCTGAAGTCCTACTGTCATACAGCATCTCTTGACTCAACTGACCTTCTTtctcaaaaaaacatttagtctCTTGTACTActatattctttttttgttggcCCTTTCAGCACTTTATATTCACTTTTATCTTTTCTACTTTCTATGGTATATCTTGAAGCACTCAATATGGAGTGAAGTGTTGCATTTCTCACATGCATAGGTGGTGCATTTATCACAAAGACGACATCTCAAGAACCGATTCCTTGTGTTGACTGGCCAGTGAGAGACTTGGTTATATCTTGCTTGATCTTGAACAGTAGTAGCCAGTAGAGATCTCCTTCCGTGGCTCAGTGGCTTTGTGGCAAACATTTGTATAAGAGGTTGTGCCATTACCCGTGTGAAGGTGAGCAGGTCAATGGTCCCTCCCATAACATCTCTGTAAAAGTAATAGCTATTCACGAGTGCACTGTTCATACTTAGTTTTGTTCCAGTCATCATCTGTCTCCAACAGTTCAGCATGTGCATTTAAAATCCTGGCTGGCAAATGGCCCATCTCCCCCTCATAGGCCATATCTGATCCATCACTATCACAATCACTTAGAATGGCATCTTTCTTGAGGTATGATTGCAATGTTGCATGCTTTGTCTGGGCCATCACCTAGATCCAACATGTCAAGGACTTCACTTAAAGTAAatctaaaataaagaaaaaatggaGGTAAGATACGACAAGACTTTTGTTTGTATAGAAGTATGTGTGCATCTAGATACAACGTTCTATCCCACCGGTCACTATTGTGACCGTTAATATGTTTACTCATTCTGCAAACACACCAAAGACATTTGAATAATTACAAATGTATATATCATAACTAGACAACTTAAAGTGTACAAAAAATCTTTTTCCTATGTTTATTTTAACATACTTTACTAACCTTTTATTTGGGAGCTTTGAGGCAGCCATCCTCTTCTCAAGGTGcaaccatactgtctatgggtgcaACTAGGATGTAAACAGCTCTGGTCATGTGACAATTTACTCAAAACATTTGACACTGCACACATTTCATTGAAACACCCTATTATTTCAATATTTACTGAAAGAGTATTGGGAAATTCCCCAGTAACATTATTAGAggcttataaataaaaaataaattcgcTCAATTGTGACCGATGGGTTGAAATGGGCAGCTGGTGAAGGTAAAGATAATTTTGATTAGCCTACTTCATACTACTGGGCATCTTAACctataataatatatcataatttatgactttatttactTTCTATTAACTAGCAATTGACTAAATCTGCAAAGCAACTACAATGTGTGTCTCTAAAATTTAGAGGAATAGAAGTTTAAGAAGCATACAATGGAATtagtcaagtaaagtacaagtaactCAAAATTGTACTATACTTAAAATAAGTAAATGTACCTACTTATGTTTAACATAATTTTGGTGTATACCAGAGCCATAGAGAGAgattctctatcactctggtgTACACCATAATGTACACATCTCCTCAAGGGGCAGCGTCGAGCAGGCTGAGTGCTACGTCACTTTCCCTCGACGGTCGCAGCAGGAAGACCCTTTACCGGGTGATTTTTGTTGTGGATGACACCTTTCCCCGTCCTTTAGCAGGAAAATGTACTACAAGTTCAGCGGTTTCACCCAGAAACTGACGGGGTCTGCTCCCACGGCCGCCTACAGCCCTCAGGTAAAACCGGGAAGCGGTGTTTCGGTGAGGGACCGAGTCGGTAACCGCCGAGGATGACCTTCATATCGCTGTGTTGAACTATTGTCTCCACTGTAGCTGCCATGTCTTTCAAAACACTTGAAGATATTTAAAGATATCCAGTGCAGTTAGCTAAATCTAAAATATGTGTATTAATTCCTAAACGTGGTGTGGTTTTATTGACGCGTTTGATCTGCGGAAAGATGACCGGTTTACCAATAGTTTTCCGGCCTTAAAACACAGTCCGGCCTTAAAACACAGTAACGTTAGTTAAACGCTGTCTTCATCTCAACTTTAATTCAGCTGTGTCGCGTAATGTCATCTGTAGTTGAAAACTGAATTCCTATTTTTCATCACTACCTTATCACGTAACCTTTATTTTAAAAGGTTATGGGGATTTGGCCTTCATGTGACTTTACAACCACTTTGTAAAATCAATGGCCTCTCAAAGCATCTGCCAGATGTGACCTTTACTGTACGATTACTCCCCTCTTCTTTCCACTGCAGCTTCCTTGTTGTTCTATGGTAGTGGATTAGGCTGCCTGCAAGCtctcctgtgtctctgtttggAAGTCACCTATCCAACAGTTAGGCTATTTCTTTGCTAGAAGAAAAAAGAGCCTGTAACATAAATATTGTCTTCAGTTGAAGGCAACTAGCCCTTAGTTACTACTGGGGGAAAAATCTGCGCTACAAAAAGTTTCAGGATTGTATTCCTGAAACCTTTTAtacttttttgttatttcttaaaggtcccatgacatggtgctctttggatgcttttatatgggccttagtggtcccctaatactgtatctgaagtctctttcctgaaattcagccttggtgcagaattacagccactagagccagtcccacaatgagctttcctcagactgtgccatttctgtgtctgtaggtattgaggaggaggagggggggggcaaggtggaaggtgggggtggggccttgaccaactgccagttttctcgtttgaaagccatgatgtctctctctcatgggtgggccaaattctctgggcgggcaaagcagagaaaggagaggtaaccttgctccttatgacctcataaggagaagattccagatcggcctaTCTGAGctcagggctcagtttacacctatcaccatttctagccactagaggaccataggcaggcttggggaacgcatattaatgttaaaaaacctcataaagtgacattttcatgccatgggaccttttaaattaattaaaaatcattacacacacaaaacatattgaACGTACAGGGCTGCCGCTCCACCATGCCTCTACATTCAATGAATAATAACGAGCCATGGCTGAAACTAATTGCTGATCCCTGATGTAATAGAATATCTCGTCTTTACCAGCAATTGTTGACGCAGTCTCTTTTCATATCAGCAATAGTAAGACTGTGGCAACTGTAGCGCTTTCCACTTACTTAATTTGTCAAACTCACTTATACTGTAATCAATCTATCCTTCCAGGATCTCCACACACTTGGCAGAGATTGATAGAGGCAGGTCGAAAAAAATACAGCCAACAACATTCACACTTTCATGCAATGTAGAATTTACACCTGCATGTGTTTAGTGATGGAAGCCCCCACCAGACACCCAGAGGCagcattttttttcccaatttgCATTTTGCTTAATATCCTTCAGCATCTTGAACTATTTAGCACATGTCCCTCTGTAATAACAAGTCATACATGTGAGGTTACAAAAAATAAAGGGGAATCCTTCTGTGAACACTTTCAGTGAAGCTTTCTCTTAAATGGCAAGTAAACATAATCTGCTTTCAGTGCCTCTGCTTTTTTATGTCGTATTTAATTTCCCCGCTCGCACACTATCTGCCTCCCCACATTCTAACAAGGAAGTGAGTCGGTTTCCCAGTGATTTTTAAACCCAAGGTGGGTGAGACGCTTCCTCCGAGTGAAAGGATATTAAATAGGCACACTTGTACTTAATTAACACCACTGTGTACCTTTGGTTTATTTGAACAGCTGCTTGAGATGCTCTTTAAAAATCTGAACAGGCACTTAAACTCTCTCACAAAGGGAGGCATACATTGTGAGATGAGATGATTCATGTACTCATGTAATCCCTTTTATTTATGCAGCAGCATTGAGCTCAGTACACTGCCTACAACGAGTATATGGACTTTTGTTCTACTTGGATATGAAAAGAGTGGTTTTCCTAAATCTCAAATAAATCTGAatacaaaatagaaaaatatctatttgcgattattttgactgatattgcaatatGATTCATGATATTGGAGGAAATTATAATTTTTGTATCattcttattttcatttaaaaatattgcaatttgaaaaatgtaaatggttgtagtgtgatttttgcgagcatctttaccaaacaaagattttttctttagtcttcTGTAGGATACAATTTGTAAACTGGGaggtctctgcagcaccacaatacttaattcagaatggtttgacacatattaagccctgcgatttggatatggcactagtccatattgtgatTTCAATAAAATTCAGATTAATTATGTAGCCCTAATACAAAGACATGATAGACATATTTTTACATTCAGTTTGATTTACACTTTCCGAGGATATCATTATTTATAATGTCCGTCGTAAATAAACATCCACAAATCCGCTTAGAAAAAAGGTGATTTTATGCATGTGTAACTATGATGTTGAATAGAATTGTGCATTATTGTgaccagttttttttgtttgtttagggGCTGAGGCCAGGTGTGCCAGCAGAGTCCCCAGCCATGATCTTTGCCACACCCACCAAGGTGGTGTCAGAGGCTGGGTCCATGGTGGAGTACTTGGGAGCAAACAGGGTTCCTGACCTCCAGAGGCTTTTCCAGGTAATGAAGCACATAGAATGAAATAGtcttaagcgtgatttatgcttctgtgttaAATCTACGCTGTGGCTATGTACGTAcagtaggtacgtggagacacagACCCTACGCTGACCCTACGccatagcctgacgtgcacctgtggcttggtagcgttgccatttccccgactcatttcctggttctccttcttcataaacagcatgaaatcaaggagagggttaatttttcctgctacagatttcccacccaggggagacactttgtttctctcactatgactctagagccGGTACACGCTCCGGAGCTAATCGCCGttactctctcactcgctctaccacacacttcctacacataaacacatgccAGCCCtactattctcttaaagagatcgacggCCACACCAACGCACGAGTATAAACtccaggccacttacgtaggctacggcgaaagctcttcGTGGAGCCtgcgcagaaccataaatcacgctttagtCCTGACAAGAAGACAGTTTGATTCATTCACAGTGTGAATCAGCTTTTGTTAATTCAAAGAAGTCCTCAGAATGAAGATTCATGACCTGCTAAAGTGGTCAAACTTTATCAGTCAAAACACTGAGGATTATTTAGCTTTAGGCTCTTAATGGCCCCCTGCTTCCGTATTCATCACACGAGAGGCAGTGGAGGAAATAACTATGCGATTTGGCAGAGCAATCACTCAAACAAATGGAAATCATAGTAATGCCTGCtgcaattttctaattttgttAAAGCAGTGTTCCAGACAGACCTGCCACAGGTAATCTGTGTAGAAACTTTGGCCTTCCAAAGCAAATTACACATTGGACATTTCAGTTGTTCCAGTCACAATTTTCAGGGACAATtattcattttgaaaatggttGTGTAGAAAAAAGCACACTGCACATACACAACATTaccattttaaataaacatgcaGAACTGGTTGAAAACTGGgtgtttttaaatacattatgAAGGAGAGGGAAAAGACATGGATACAAAGTCATAGGAAAATGGTGCTCTGACCCAAATAATTCACAATGTTCTATCTGACACTGTACTCTCTGTTACATCTTCATCATTgtatttttctccattttttttttcatgctctAACTCTCCCTTGCCTTCCCGCCCCCCTCCTGTTTCGTCCTCTCCCAGACGTCAGACGGTATCCCCATTCATTTGAAGCGTGGAGTCCCCGACAGGCTACTGTACCGCACCACCATGGCTCTCACCGTAGGAGGCGCTCTCTACTGTCTGGTTGCTCTTTACTTTGCAGCCCAGCCCAGAAATAAGTGACCAGCACAAAACCCAGGATCTTTCTGTAACATCTCTGACACGTCGCTACTGTAATTCATCGAACCAACGTTCCCAGCCTCCATCTGCCCTCGCCATACCACCTCTTGGGACTCTAATCACTGTCAGAACATCACACTCATTGATCACAATAATAATGTCTTGTCTTCTTTGTAAAACAAATGtctaaattaataaattttAAGGGGAAACAAAAGTAAAACGTGCTCTGAAATTAAGTCTTGTTTTTCCCGTTTTGTTCGTCTTCAACTTTATATCTTCTATTATGTGTCACTGAAATAACACTCACTGTAGCAGAGGTG from Perca fluviatilis chromosome 21, GENO_Pfluv_1.0, whole genome shotgun sequence carries:
- the LOC120551799 gene encoding cytochrome c oxidase subunit 7A-related protein, mitochondrial encodes the protein MYYKFSGFTQKLTGSAPTAAYSPQGLRPGVPAESPAMIFATPTKVVSEAGSMVEYLGANRVPDLQRLFQTSDGIPIHLKRGVPDRLLYRTTMALTVGGALYCLVALYFAAQPRNK